The following proteins come from a genomic window of Limosilactobacillus reuteri:
- a CDS encoding right-handed parallel beta-helix repeat-containing protein — protein sequence MQIFVDINASENGNGSQEFPFKYIQQAADIAQPGDYVQVMPGEYHEEVHPQNSGTIDKPIIYASAKQNRATITGADRVTGWQHVAGPVWQLKLPNANFGNYNPYNVLVDQTFNHAGEIFLNNKAMYEVDQLAKVETPSENKLSRDRKFTCYTWYTEQLPAEDATVIYANFQAQNPNEEHVELTFRETCFYPEKAGLNHLILSGFTMTKAACRWASSQYNKGIIGTNRGQGWKIAKCDISHAKCSGLSLGRNIVPTIDDDKIYPHRIKNNTIHDCGQTGIIGVEGNPSPIIEHNSIYNINVRQNLVSDDVSAINLSPAIGAKILRNCIHDCTRGIWLGGKVEDTQISRNVFYNNSLPDSFEVTNENREDLVAALGEDIEIKDSMGVTLIDNNFLLSDCALKLESKGILLVHNLINGSVEWLSNTNVAENDPYYHRLYQQKVTESALYDSSCFYNNVFIRKNLRSEMAKLIAFAHEQASEQPIDNHISDDNAAYVGLASGQRSYIPANKAGNVFMNDEQEDVKIDIDSNEGGVFLDSNICDYLNEDTSRVIAVGKTPETACDFDTDFLGNHREGISVTAGPFDTKEEYSRRLFRLLF from the coding sequence ATGCAAATTTTTGTTGATATTAATGCTTCTGAAAATGGTAATGGTTCACAAGAGTTTCCGTTTAAGTACATCCAACAAGCGGCAGATATTGCTCAACCAGGGGATTATGTTCAAGTAATGCCGGGTGAATATCATGAAGAAGTTCATCCGCAAAATTCCGGAACTATTGATAAGCCGATTATTTATGCATCCGCTAAGCAAAATCGCGCAACCATCACGGGAGCTGACCGTGTTACTGGCTGGCAACATGTTGCTGGTCCGGTATGGCAATTAAAACTCCCTAATGCCAACTTTGGTAACTATAATCCATACAACGTTTTAGTCGATCAAACTTTTAATCATGCTGGTGAAATCTTCCTAAATAATAAAGCAATGTACGAGGTTGATCAGTTAGCAAAAGTTGAAACACCAAGCGAAAATAAACTTTCACGAGACCGGAAATTTACCTGTTACACCTGGTATACCGAACAGTTGCCAGCAGAAGATGCAACCGTAATCTATGCGAACTTCCAAGCGCAAAATCCTAATGAGGAACATGTTGAACTGACTTTCCGGGAGACGTGTTTCTACCCAGAAAAAGCAGGACTCAATCACCTTATCTTATCGGGCTTTACAATGACGAAGGCTGCTTGTCGATGGGCATCTTCGCAATATAATAAGGGGATTATTGGTACTAATCGTGGTCAAGGATGGAAGATTGCTAAGTGTGATATTTCTCACGCTAAGTGTTCCGGGCTCTCCCTTGGTCGAAATATTGTTCCAACCATTGATGATGATAAGATTTATCCACATCGAATTAAGAATAATACGATTCATGATTGTGGACAGACCGGAATTATCGGTGTTGAAGGCAACCCATCACCGATTATTGAACACAATAGTATTTATAACATTAACGTCCGCCAAAACCTTGTCAGTGATGATGTCAGTGCGATCAATCTTTCGCCAGCGATTGGGGCTAAGATTTTACGCAACTGCATTCATGATTGTACGCGCGGAATTTGGCTTGGTGGCAAGGTTGAAGATACCCAAATTTCACGGAATGTGTTCTACAACAATTCACTGCCAGATTCATTCGAAGTCACAAACGAAAATCGCGAGGACTTAGTTGCGGCCCTTGGTGAAGATATTGAAATTAAGGATTCGATGGGTGTGACTTTGATTGATAACAATTTCTTATTATCAGACTGTGCACTCAAGCTCGAATCTAAGGGTATCCTTCTCGTTCATAACCTAATTAATGGCAGTGTGGAATGGTTAAGCAATACGAATGTTGCTGAAAATGATCCTTACTACCACCGCCTTTATCAACAAAAAGTGACAGAAAGTGCTCTTTACGATTCTTCCTGTTTTTATAACAATGTCTTTATCCGAAAGAATCTCCGGAGTGAAATGGCAAAATTAATTGCATTTGCCCACGAACAGGCAAGCGAACAACCAATTGATAATCATATTAGTGATGATAATGCCGCTTATGTTGGTCTCGCCAGTGGACAACGAAGCTATATTCCAGCTAATAAAGCAGGAAATGTTTTTATGAATGATGAGCAAGAAGACGTTAAGATCGACATCGATTCAAATGAAGGTGGGGTATTTCTTGATAGTAATATTTGCGACTACTTGAATGAAGATACTAGTCGGGTGATCGCAGTTGGTAAGACTCCTGAGACTGCCTGTGATTTTGATACGGATTTCTTAGGGAACCATCGTGAAGGGATTAGTGTAACAGCTGGACCTTTTGATACAAAAGAAGAATACAGTCGACGCTTATTTAGGCTACTGTTTTAA
- the tpiA gene encoding triose-phosphate isomerase, whose amino-acid sequence MRKPFIIANWKMNKNVHESVAFVKVIKRKLPANKEIGIAAQAVSLYNMKKVAGSSNLQIIAQNASAELEGPYTGEISMRSLADAGVTYVMLGHLERRRLFNESNDSINQKVLAALNAGIIPIICTDEEMVQTEVNGKIHYVFRQLKSVLKGVPANKLSQIVISYEPSWAVGSTHQANPDIAEEGCQAIRQSLVEMYCNEIGAQVRILYGGSVNPENIGQIMSKPNVDGALIGRASLEIESFLQMINYIELASKQKLQVI is encoded by the coding sequence ATGCGCAAACCGTTTATTATTGCGAATTGGAAAATGAATAAAAACGTTCATGAATCCGTTGCATTTGTTAAAGTAATTAAAAGAAAGCTCCCGGCAAATAAAGAAATCGGGATCGCAGCACAAGCAGTTTCGCTATATAACATGAAAAAAGTGGCGGGATCTTCCAACTTGCAAATTATTGCTCAAAATGCATCAGCTGAGTTAGAGGGACCGTATACTGGAGAAATTAGTATGCGGAGTTTGGCAGATGCGGGCGTGACATATGTGATGCTAGGACATTTAGAGCGCCGGCGCCTGTTCAATGAAAGTAATGATTCGATTAATCAAAAAGTTTTAGCAGCCCTCAATGCCGGAATTATTCCCATTATTTGTACAGATGAAGAGATGGTCCAAACAGAAGTTAACGGAAAAATTCATTATGTCTTTCGTCAACTAAAAAGCGTTCTTAAAGGGGTACCAGCTAACAAACTATCACAGATTGTTATTTCATATGAACCAAGTTGGGCCGTTGGGAGCACACACCAAGCAAACCCCGACATTGCTGAAGAGGGCTGTCAGGCAATTCGTCAAAGCCTGGTTGAAATGTATTGTAATGAGATTGGCGCGCAAGTCCGAATACTCTATGGTGGCAGCGTTAATCCCGAGAACATTGGCCAAATTATGAGTAAACCAAATGTTGACGGGGCATTAATCGGACGTGCAAGTCTCGAGATTGAAAGCTTTTTACAAATGATCAATTATATCGAATTAGCGAGCAAGCAGAAGTTACAGGTGATTTAG
- the fba gene encoding class II fructose-1,6-bisphosphate aldolase: MAYFDNGNKLFDDARKNQYAIGAYNINNLEWTRAILRAAAETNTPVLIQVSMGAAKYMGGYKFVKDMVEDQMDAMGIKVPVILNLDHGDYDAAIECINLGYSSVMFDGHKLPIEENYAKTKEIVQLAHSRGIAVEAEIGKVGENQDTSSGELADVEDAMAFAAMGVDRLACGVGNIHGIYPANWPGLDFDRLQEIANAIDIPLVLHGGSGIPREQVQKAISMGIAKVNINTEFQLAFQDATRKYIENELDLNKEQKGYDPRKLLLPGTDAITAKMKDMIEWLGTPAVV; encoded by the coding sequence ATGGCTTACTTTGATAACGGAAACAAACTTTTTGATGACGCCCGGAAGAATCAATACGCAATTGGGGCATATAATATTAATAATCTTGAATGGACCCGGGCAATTTTGCGGGCAGCAGCTGAGACTAATACCCCAGTACTAATCCAAGTGTCAATGGGCGCTGCTAAGTATATGGGTGGTTATAAGTTTGTCAAAGATATGGTTGAAGACCAGATGGATGCAATGGGAATTAAAGTTCCCGTTATCCTGAATCTTGACCATGGTGACTATGATGCAGCGATTGAATGCATTAACTTAGGATATTCGTCAGTCATGTTTGACGGCCATAAGTTGCCAATTGAAGAAAATTACGCCAAAACCAAAGAGATCGTCCAATTGGCGCATTCACGCGGCATTGCAGTTGAAGCCGAAATCGGTAAAGTGGGAGAAAACCAGGATACCAGTAGTGGGGAGCTCGCTGACGTTGAAGATGCAATGGCGTTTGCGGCGATGGGGGTTGACCGCCTTGCTTGTGGGGTTGGCAACATCCACGGCATTTACCCTGCTAACTGGCCAGGGTTAGACTTTGACCGTCTTCAAGAAATTGCGAATGCGATTGATATTCCGCTAGTACTTCACGGTGGTTCGGGAATTCCTAGAGAACAGGTTCAAAAGGCAATTTCAATGGGGATTGCAAAGGTAAATATCAATACTGAATTCCAGTTAGCGTTCCAAGATGCAACCCGGAAGTATATTGAAAATGAATTAGACCTCAATAAAGAACAAAAAGGGTATGATCCACGGAAATTATTACTTCCCGGAACAGATGCAATAACTGCTAAAATGAAAGATATGATTGAATGGTTAGGCACACCAGCAGTTGTCTAA
- a CDS encoding histidine phosphatase family protein, giving the protein MAITVYFVRHGETYFNRFARLQGWSDTPLTEKGKMNAKKIGQVLADLRIDYLFSSDLKRAVDTARLLIADHPTAKMKEPIQKEFFREVFYGSFEGHSNEERAIWASYLEGKRFRRIGELVDEFGVEKAHDLLKAADPAHLAEDSNELNTRIEQAIAFLQSLPDGSNVVVVAHGSIIQYIAGMYGESGYKYENLHNGALMKVQLTARDVEITGYNQFKL; this is encoded by the coding sequence ATGGCAATCACAGTTTACTTTGTCCGGCATGGTGAGACCTACTTTAACCGGTTTGCCCGCTTGCAAGGATGGTCAGATACCCCGCTTACAGAAAAGGGCAAGATGAATGCTAAAAAGATCGGCCAAGTTTTAGCAGATTTAAGGATCGATTATCTTTTCTCCAGTGATTTAAAACGAGCGGTTGATACGGCACGGCTTTTAATTGCGGATCACCCAACTGCGAAAATGAAAGAACCAATTCAAAAGGAATTCTTCCGCGAGGTATTTTATGGATCTTTTGAAGGCCATAGTAATGAGGAAAGGGCCATCTGGGCAAGCTATCTTGAAGGCAAGCGATTTAGGCGTATCGGTGAATTAGTTGATGAATTTGGCGTTGAAAAAGCGCATGACCTGCTGAAAGCTGCCGATCCAGCCCACCTTGCAGAAGATAGTAATGAGTTAAATACTCGTATAGAGCAGGCAATTGCCTTTTTACAAAGCTTACCTGACGGAAGTAATGTGGTCGTAGTAGCTCATGGATCGATCATCCAATATATTGCGGGGATGTATGGCGAATCTGGATATAAGTATGAAAACTTACATAACGGCGCGCTGATGAAGGTCCAGCTAACAGCTAGGGACGTTGAAATTACCGGATACAATCAATTTAAACTATAA
- a CDS encoding low molecular weight protein-tyrosine-phosphatase, producing the protein MNVLFVCLGNICRSPMAEAMFKQMVDEAGLNGKINVDSAGTSNEEEGNGPHPGAAKTMHAHGLSTDGLISRPITRQDFEWADYIICMDNMNKYNLQRIAPAQDRDKVHLAYEVIPGKEDQEIPDPWYTHRFEDTYNSLNETLPLWLDKITKEFS; encoded by the coding sequence ATGAACGTTTTATTTGTCTGCTTAGGAAATATTTGTCGGTCACCAATGGCCGAGGCAATGTTTAAGCAAATGGTTGATGAGGCAGGATTAAATGGCAAAATCAATGTTGATTCTGCTGGAACAAGTAACGAAGAAGAAGGAAATGGTCCCCACCCCGGTGCTGCAAAGACAATGCACGCGCACGGGTTATCAACGGATGGCTTAATCTCACGCCCAATTACACGACAAGACTTCGAGTGGGCTGATTACATCATCTGCATGGATAATATGAACAAGTACAACTTGCAACGCATTGCACCAGCACAAGATCGTGATAAAGTCCATTTAGCATATGAAGTAATTCCCGGTAAAGAGGATCAAGAAATTCCCGATCCTTGGTATACTCACCGCTTTGAAGATACTTACAATAGCCTAAACGAGACATTGCCATTATGGCTGGATAAAATTACTAAAGAATTTTCATAA